The Flavobacterium piscisymbiosum genome includes a region encoding these proteins:
- a CDS encoding 5'-methylthioadenosine/S-adenosylhomocysteine nucleosidase, with protein MIKINEKHTYPFKDVLFTFALASEAAEVFKDHTALITGIGKVNAAYELTKAIQLKRPSVIVNLGSAGSTHFKKGDVVCCTKFVQRDMDVRGLGFALYETPLSGLSPVLEYGLEMNGLPLGICGTGDSFEMQHSETIYDVVDMESYALAMIAMKENIPFLCLKYISDGADDNAAEDWSVQVHKAAVAYGSILKLNINETSVNS; from the coding sequence ATGATAAAGATTAACGAAAAACATACATACCCATTCAAAGATGTGCTTTTTACATTTGCCCTGGCTTCTGAAGCAGCCGAAGTGTTTAAAGATCATACTGCACTTATTACAGGAATTGGAAAGGTCAATGCTGCCTACGAATTAACCAAAGCGATACAATTAAAAAGACCTTCGGTAATTGTAAATCTGGGTTCGGCGGGAAGTACTCATTTTAAGAAAGGTGATGTAGTTTGCTGTACAAAATTTGTTCAAAGAGATATGGATGTTAGAGGACTTGGTTTTGCTCTGTACGAAACACCTTTGTCCGGTTTGTCGCCAGTTTTAGAATATGGTCTGGAAATGAACGGACTGCCTTTAGGTATTTGCGGTACAGGAGATAGTTTCGAAATGCAGCATTCTGAAACGATCTATGATGTAGTAGATATGGAATCTTACGCCTTGGCTATGATTGCTATGAAAGAAAACATTCCGTTTTTGTGTTTAAAATATATTTCTGATGGTGCCGATGATAATGCAGCTGAAGACTGGAGTGTTCAGGTTCATAAGGCGGCTGTTGCGTATGGCAGTATTTTAAAATTGAATATAAACGAAACTTCGGTTAATTCTTAG
- the msrA gene encoding peptide-methionine (S)-S-oxide reductase MsrA, producing the protein MENLKKAYIAGGCFWGMEDLFRVRPGVIDTEVGYIGGENDNPTYQNHPGHAEGMEITYDANTTSFKELLDYFFRMHDPTTVDRQGNDKGSSYRSAIFIQNEEEEEAAKEVIQLVDDSKKWPGKVVTTLEPISKFWVAEDYHQDYLVKKPNGYTCHFERFNTSFL; encoded by the coding sequence ATGGAGAATTTAAAGAAAGCCTATATAGCCGGAGGATGTTTTTGGGGCATGGAAGACCTTTTTCGTGTTCGTCCAGGTGTAATCGACACTGAAGTGGGTTACATTGGTGGGGAAAATGATAATCCCACTTATCAAAATCATCCCGGACATGCAGAAGGAATGGAGATTACGTATGATGCCAATACAACATCTTTTAAAGAATTGTTAGATTACTTTTTCAGAATGCATGATCCAACAACAGTAGACAGGCAGGGTAATGACAAAGGATCAAGTTACAGGTCGGCTATATTTATTCAGAATGAAGAAGAGGAAGAGGCTGCAAAAGAAGTAATTCAGCTTGTTGATGATTCTAAAAAATGGCCGGGAAAAGTGGTTACGACATTGGAACCTATTAGTAAATTTTGGGTAGCCGAAGATTATCATCAGGATTATCTGGTCAAAAAGCCAAATGGGTATACTTGTCATTTTGAACGATTTAATACTTCATTTTTATAA
- a CDS encoding GNAT family N-acetyltransferase has translation MKTLQRTIDFFGKDFPEPDPFPNKQIVLHNSQIAEEIPNFTVEVASAKHVFWTKEICDVTLSSAIARGTGISGRSPELLESKIKKGEAIIAFTSEGKWAGFSFISSWEDGRYVSNSGLIVAPEFRHTGLAKTIKRKIFELSRQKYPDAKIFSLTTGLAVMKMNHELGFEPVTYSELTTDEVFWENCKSCVNCPILLSKERKNCLCTAMLYDPKHNESLNIK, from the coding sequence ATGAAAACCCTACAACGTACCATAGATTTTTTCGGCAAAGATTTTCCAGAACCTGATCCGTTCCCCAACAAACAAATTGTATTACACAATAGTCAGATTGCAGAAGAAATACCAAATTTTACGGTTGAAGTCGCCAGCGCCAAACATGTTTTTTGGACAAAAGAAATTTGCGACGTCACGCTATCATCTGCCATAGCCCGTGGAACTGGTATTTCGGGACGTTCTCCTGAATTGCTGGAATCAAAAATAAAAAAAGGCGAAGCTATTATCGCTTTTACATCAGAGGGAAAATGGGCAGGATTCTCTTTTATATCTTCCTGGGAAGATGGACGATATGTTTCTAATTCCGGATTAATTGTAGCGCCTGAATTCAGACACACAGGTTTAGCAAAAACGATTAAAAGAAAAATCTTCGAATTGAGCCGTCAAAAATATCCTGATGCAAAAATATTCAGTCTGACAACTGGTTTGGCCGTAATGAAAATGAATCATGAATTGGGTTTTGAACCCGTCACGTATTCAGAATTAACTACCGATGAGGTTTTCTGGGAGAATTGTAAATCCTGTGTCAATTGCCCCATATTACTGAGTAAAGAAAGAAAAAACTGTTTGTGTACAGCCATGCTTTACGATCCTAAACACAACGAATCCTTAAATATTAAATAA